The genomic region aaattttatttcaacaCTTAATATGCtcttataatatttttgttttcaataagtttttcaatttctcAATTTGATGCAATTAGATCAAAGCATCGAAATACATAACTCTTGACTCAAATCTAACGGTCCTGATATTGGCAAATGTCCTAAGCCACTAGAAATTAAACCCACTTTTTGGTTCTGCCCGAAAACAAAAACACCCACTTGGGTAGATTGAGGTAGGATCAGAAATGCCCCCTCCATGGGCCTCCAGTCTACCAGTTTTAGTCTTGGTTAGGAGAACATATTTGGGCTCATTTTAGTTTGAACCCAAATTGGTCTGAGCAGTTCATCTATCCTTAAAAAAGCCCaactgaaaaggaaaaagcccCCCTTTTTTCataaaggaaaaattatactattgtctataaaatattaataattcatTTTGATTGAACTCATACTAATTTTCGCtagtattaattaattgacaGACCATTGCAATCGTACTGTTCGATTGTACGATCTGATATAATGGTCACGATCCTAACAATCTAGTATTACATAAACTACTAAAGGGACAGTTTCGCATAAACATAGATTTGCTAGTTGAAGGACATATTAATTTGCTTGCTATGTCTTCCCCGACTCTGTTGAAACCTTAAAAATGGACTTTGATCATAATTTCCATGGATTCACACTCTAAATTCATTCATTCAACTGAGTGCGCAGAAATCATGATGTTGTGCTACATTTATTTTCCTAGTTTCACACTCAACCATTATggaaaatacaaaataaaacaaaaatctcttctcaaaggtcaaaaaatttacaagtaTTTTGTGTTGAAAAAGACCGTGATAGCTTTCCTGGGATTTCTGTATCCCATATACTgtcaaaaactaataattcAAGCAGCGAAAAATATGCTTAATTTCCAGGAAAACTACGTAGTCTCTGCTTCCAGAAGTAGAAATAGTtatcaagaagaaaaaaagccaCCGTCTCCCTAGCACCCTTTGTCAAGACTTGCAGGTTCTAGATGGGAGACGCCAATgttgaaacaaaaagaatatcTTGGgcacgtttttttttttcaaatgtaaCTACGTAAGGGTGACTTTGTGTACTATAAAAGTACCCCAACACTGCATTCCTAGGCAGAGATATTTTCTTGTGAGGAAAAGAGATAGAGAACTGCACCGGTGACGACCTGAGAACACGTTATAAAATGGCTAATCGCTTGGGGTTGGTTACTAGCTTGATTGTCGTGGTGATGGCTTTGTTTAAGACTACAGCTGCAGACACTTACACAGTGGGAGATGAGCTGCGCTGGACTATCCCTCCTGGTGGCCCTATTGCTTACTCAACTTGGGCTAGGTCGAAGAACTTTGAGATCAATGACACAATAGGTACATTATTCCTCAAACCTTCTTCTGATTCAAATTCAATAGCTTTGATAGCCGAGGTAGTCGAGTTCATTAGTGGGGTATATGCTTTCCGAACTGCATGTTACTAACGTGCATTCAATCCTCGCCTAAACCTATACCTCATATATCTAAGTCATGTACCCAAAGTTTTCTTCTATATATGCAGATAAACAAAATAGGCCCAACCCAAATTCAATAACttatatttataaactttctacttattgatgaagataataattttgattgttattCAGTATTCAACTGGAGTGATACACACGATGTGGCTGAAGTATCCGAGGCTGATTATGACAACTGCACAAAGACAAATCCTATTGGCACCATACAGCAGACCAGCCCTGCAAATTTCACTTTGGATTCCAACAGAACCCGCTACTTCATCTGCACCATCAACACCCACTGTGAGCTTGGCCAGAAGGTTACTATCAACATCGGAGAATGGAATTCAGCATCTTCTCTGACGGTCGGCGCCTTGTCTCTACTTCTCTCCACCATAGTTATCTCCCTGTTGAGTTACCAGATTTAAATATCGCCCGTCTGTCATGGCAGATTTCCTTCATTGATCATACTTCCATTGCTTTGGCTGAGTAGAATTTTATTTCATCATTTTGGGAAtcaataaaaaaggaaaaaaagagacaTGAGTTGATATATTACTATGGCATTAATACTCAATTCGACCTTCCATCAGATTAAATTTCAGCAAgtgcaaattaaatta from Theobroma cacao cultivar B97-61/B2 chromosome 9, Criollo_cocoa_genome_V2, whole genome shotgun sequence harbors:
- the LOC18588788 gene encoding umecyanin; this encodes MANRLGLVTSLIVVVMALFKTTAADTYTVGDELRWTIPPGGPIAYSTWARSKNFEINDTIVFNWSDTHDVAEVSEADYDNCTKTNPIGTIQQTSPANFTLDSNRTRYFICTINTHCELGQKVTINIGEWNSASSLTVGALSLLLSTIVISLLSYQI